A genome region from Fodinibius salicampi includes the following:
- a CDS encoding bifunctional folylpolyglutamate synthase/dihydrofolate synthase, translated as MEFTSFGDVQEYLDAIPKFQTASSSAADFNLQKFTDFCAEIGNPQDAFPSIHVGGTNGKGSCCKILSTIYREAGYNVGVYSSPHILTFNERFNINGNCISDEDLLLFFQCYHHLIEEHRLTYFEISTAIAFWWFANSEIDIGIIEVGLGGRLDATNVVRPLVSVITSVALDHTDLLGDTLEQIAREKAGIIKEDRPVVLGKIQEEAEAVIMEVAEDQGSTVYSVEELSPRITKKRKLQLQINGHRKVYDIPPMAPVQAINMAISYRVVALLSSYFDVSEVSLRKALRELPSISARFEKLGEDLNWYFDGGHNREAIQALKEAVDSVGAVEESILVLSLMRDKVNNEVMNEFSEFKNIYYYTLNTKRAAPFEDIAKWLPQVMKFPTHLHEQRRLLKVFKSELVIFAGSFYFYATVRDWIQELD; from the coding sequence ATGGAGTTTACTTCTTTCGGGGACGTTCAAGAGTACCTCGATGCTATACCTAAGTTTCAGACCGCTTCTTCTTCTGCAGCTGATTTTAATCTTCAGAAATTTACTGATTTTTGTGCGGAAATAGGCAATCCACAGGATGCCTTTCCTTCAATTCATGTAGGAGGTACCAATGGTAAAGGAAGCTGTTGTAAGATACTTTCTACTATTTACAGGGAGGCAGGATATAACGTTGGAGTTTACAGTTCGCCGCACATTTTGACGTTTAATGAACGCTTTAATATAAATGGAAACTGTATTTCTGATGAAGATCTGCTACTTTTTTTTCAATGTTATCATCATCTGATTGAAGAGCATCGGCTCACTTATTTTGAGATCAGTACGGCCATAGCGTTTTGGTGGTTTGCAAACTCGGAGATTGATATCGGAATCATCGAAGTAGGACTCGGGGGCCGCTTGGATGCAACCAATGTTGTTCGCCCGCTGGTGAGCGTTATTACAAGTGTTGCTTTGGATCATACCGATCTTCTGGGAGATACCCTCGAGCAGATTGCACGGGAAAAAGCGGGCATTATAAAGGAGGATCGGCCGGTAGTACTGGGAAAGATACAAGAGGAAGCAGAAGCAGTTATTATGGAAGTGGCTGAGGACCAAGGGAGTACGGTTTATTCGGTTGAGGAATTAAGTCCCCGCATTACCAAAAAACGGAAGCTACAGCTGCAGATTAATGGGCACAGGAAAGTATATGATATCCCACCGATGGCACCTGTACAGGCGATAAATATGGCAATTTCGTATCGGGTAGTAGCATTATTGAGTAGTTATTTTGATGTATCTGAAGTATCACTTCGCAAGGCCTTAAGAGAATTGCCGTCAATTTCTGCTCGCTTTGAAAAGCTCGGAGAGGACCTGAATTGGTATTTTGACGGAGGACATAATAGAGAAGCGATCCAGGCGCTCAAGGAAGCTGTCGATTCGGTGGGAGCTGTAGAAGAAAGTATTTTGGTTTTAAGCCTTATGCGGGACAAGGTAAATAATGAAGTGATGAATGAATTTTCAGAATTCAAAAATATCTATTATTATACACTGAACACAAAACGGGCGGCGCCGTTTGAAGATATTGCAAAATGGCTGCCGCAAGTGATGAAGTTCCCGACCCATCTGCATGAGCAAAGGCGTCTGCTAAAAGTTTTTAAGTCAGAATTAGTAATTTTTGCAGGAAGTTTTTACTTTTATGCCACGGTTCGGGATTGGATACAAGAACTTGATTAA
- a CDS encoding quinone-dependent dihydroorotate dehydrogenase yields MIYNSLVKTLLFQLDAERAHDLTYQFAQKVSDSSFLQAVARAIYNYQSPKLSQNIWGLTFKNPIGLAAGFDKNGKIPRAMEATGFGFVEVGSITGDPSIGNPRPRMFRLPKDRAVINRMGLNNDGAKTVVKRLKNKKISIPLGINIAKTHDSSVMGDRAIQDYIHSFHEAKKIADYITINISCPNTEEGKTFEDPKALNELLSGLNIRGDARMLPTLVKISSDLSKAELMKLLQVCEEHRVHGYVACNTSSKRDNLMTNSSVLDKIGTGGLSGPPIAEKSIQIIQWISKATNGQKPIIGVGGIDSFSTALKMMLAGADLLQVYTGLIYEGPSLIKDINRQLVKELKELNVDTIHQLVTAAEL; encoded by the coding sequence ATGATATATAATTCGTTGGTCAAAACCCTTTTATTTCAGCTGGATGCTGAAAGGGCCCACGATCTGACATATCAATTTGCCCAAAAGGTTTCGGACAGCAGCTTCTTACAAGCGGTTGCCCGGGCTATTTACAACTATCAATCCCCCAAACTTAGCCAAAACATATGGGGATTAACGTTTAAGAATCCCATTGGACTGGCCGCCGGCTTCGATAAAAACGGTAAAATACCGCGTGCAATGGAAGCTACGGGCTTTGGCTTTGTAGAAGTGGGAAGTATTACGGGCGACCCCAGTATTGGTAATCCCCGTCCCCGCATGTTCCGCCTGCCTAAAGACCGGGCAGTTATCAACCGCATGGGACTTAATAACGACGGGGCCAAAACGGTGGTTAAGCGCCTTAAAAATAAGAAAATTTCCATACCTCTGGGAATCAATATTGCCAAAACCCACGATTCGAGTGTTATGGGAGACCGGGCGATCCAGGATTATATCCATAGTTTCCATGAGGCCAAGAAAATTGCGGATTATATTACCATAAATATTTCATGTCCCAATACCGAAGAAGGAAAAACGTTCGAAGATCCCAAAGCCCTGAATGAATTGCTCTCCGGGCTGAATATCCGGGGTGATGCACGCATGCTCCCTACCTTGGTGAAAATCTCATCGGATCTTTCAAAAGCGGAACTCATGAAACTGCTACAAGTCTGTGAGGAACACAGGGTACATGGTTATGTGGCATGCAATACCTCCTCTAAGCGCGATAACCTTATGACAAACTCTTCCGTGCTCGATAAAATAGGCACAGGCGGATTAAGCGGTCCTCCTATTGCAGAGAAGAGTATCCAAATCATCCAGTGGATCAGCAAAGCCACTAATGGACAAAAACCGATAATAGGGGTTGGTGGCATTGATTCGTTTTCTACGGCACTAAAAATGATGCTGGCGGGAGCCGATCTCCTTCAGGTTTATACCGGACTTATTTATGAGGGACCCTCTCTAATTAAAGACATCAACCGTCAGCTGGTAAAAGAGCTAAAAGAACTTAACGTAGATACCATCCATCAGTTGGTAACCGCCGCTGAATTATGA
- a CDS encoding tetratricopeptide repeat protein, whose translation MNRIPLLLLCILFLAGGCGSALKSGWTNFTAYYNTYYNAKEYYRDGLQAVEDEPVNIAPDKPVRVHSAPTGAGAESFKQALQKSVQVLQEHRNSAWADDALMLMGQSLYYLQEFAASLQRFEEVGDISRDTTLIAKSAVWKGRAMLDMQDYQGGVEYIQSVLENYPSVWSPEIKGELQLLAAEHAVMLDEWDLASEMLAEALSNIGDRAMLGKTFFLYGQILERRDRLGEANYAYSQVASQFAGFEYTYWAERKRAETHRKQGSTETALMIYRQLLNDDKYLERRHELRFEIARTMEEQGRVQEAERQYQQLLHGNDQSGERTHQAQVYYRLGQLYSDYFDNYELAAAYYDSSASRGWIPGDSEESADLQMQYVNLKQSIAHTDSLLQLGKLPPEKLDSLLEEIRTQKRRELQEQEESGTNEQMRNEPDAPDEMEQTNQSSIYGFLNYRSTEMVARGKREFQMIWGSRPLVDNWRREEAIRTTGVQEELVNSEEDQSVSPMEELDIDFNPEAIPRTEEQRQRLQQEQTEHYYRLGNLLFLELSRADSAKRYYRKVIDRGETSLRPRAMYALTEIYAEGETHHPDSLEYWTDRLVAEYPDTEYAELLLTDGASTDNKREEAQNDSLRKVFYELSSVSIPFKGARMRGLAKDHASEEQAPHIHYQALEEYIQQAKALDILADTLINFPNQVLQEAPVFQSVYWDSVRILLEEHEELFENSTYQSKVSTLKEELGPSQQHEKLATCSERGISLEVKPSMEAFLDSVEFPEQTEEQSLFGSVAYFFVVNEEGEIEEYELASMSALPDVEAALEEAFEKHLSFQPPELNGEIAQIRCRVEFPLER comes from the coding sequence ATGAATAGAATTCCTCTTCTTTTACTGTGTATCCTCTTTTTGGCAGGAGGCTGTGGGAGCGCACTAAAAAGTGGATGGACTAATTTTACGGCATACTATAATACCTATTACAATGCCAAGGAATACTACCGCGATGGATTACAAGCCGTGGAGGATGAACCGGTAAATATAGCTCCTGATAAGCCTGTTCGGGTGCATTCGGCACCTACGGGAGCCGGCGCAGAGTCATTTAAACAGGCACTTCAGAAGAGTGTCCAGGTGCTGCAGGAACATCGGAATTCAGCTTGGGCGGATGATGCCTTGATGCTGATGGGGCAGTCGTTGTATTATCTGCAGGAGTTCGCTGCTTCCCTACAGCGCTTTGAGGAAGTCGGAGACATAAGCCGTGATACTACCCTAATAGCGAAATCAGCTGTATGGAAGGGGAGAGCCATGCTTGATATGCAGGATTACCAAGGGGGGGTAGAATATATTCAATCAGTTTTGGAAAATTATCCATCCGTTTGGTCTCCTGAAATAAAGGGGGAGCTGCAATTGCTGGCCGCCGAACATGCTGTTATGCTGGACGAATGGGATTTAGCATCAGAGATGCTGGCAGAAGCCCTTTCGAACATAGGAGATCGGGCGATGTTGGGAAAAACCTTTTTTCTATATGGACAGATTCTGGAGCGTAGAGATCGGCTTGGTGAAGCAAACTATGCTTATTCTCAAGTAGCATCTCAGTTTGCCGGTTTTGAATACACCTATTGGGCAGAAAGGAAGCGTGCAGAGACGCACCGGAAACAGGGTAGCACCGAAACAGCATTAATGATTTATAGGCAACTTTTAAATGATGATAAATATTTGGAACGCCGTCATGAACTGAGATTTGAAATTGCCCGTACAATGGAAGAGCAGGGCAGGGTACAAGAGGCAGAAAGACAGTACCAGCAGTTGTTGCATGGAAATGATCAATCGGGAGAACGAACGCATCAGGCACAGGTTTATTATCGTCTTGGGCAGTTGTACAGTGATTACTTTGATAATTATGAGCTGGCCGCGGCCTATTATGATAGTTCCGCAAGCCGGGGATGGATTCCCGGAGATAGCGAAGAATCGGCTGATCTTCAGATGCAGTATGTGAATCTAAAACAGTCTATTGCCCATACGGATAGTCTCCTGCAGCTGGGAAAATTGCCTCCGGAAAAATTAGATTCGTTGCTGGAAGAAATTCGTACCCAAAAACGACGGGAATTACAGGAGCAGGAAGAATCGGGAACTAATGAGCAGATGAGGAACGAGCCGGATGCGCCTGATGAGATGGAACAAACAAATCAATCATCCATATATGGATTTTTAAATTACCGAAGTACTGAAATGGTGGCCAGAGGTAAGCGTGAATTCCAGATGATATGGGGATCTCGTCCTTTGGTGGATAACTGGCGCAGGGAGGAGGCTATACGAACAACAGGTGTACAAGAAGAACTGGTTAACAGTGAAGAAGATCAGAGTGTGAGTCCGATGGAAGAATTGGACATAGATTTTAATCCGGAAGCTATACCACGTACAGAAGAACAGCGGCAACGCCTGCAACAGGAGCAAACAGAGCACTACTATCGGCTGGGAAACCTGTTATTTTTAGAGCTGAGTCGAGCAGATAGCGCTAAGCGATATTATCGGAAGGTTATTGACCGTGGGGAGACCTCCCTGCGTCCCAGGGCTATGTATGCCCTTACAGAAATTTATGCAGAGGGAGAAACCCACCATCCGGATAGCCTGGAGTATTGGACAGATCGGTTGGTAGCAGAATATCCTGATACAGAGTATGCCGAATTATTACTCACCGATGGTGCGTCTACTGATAATAAAAGGGAAGAAGCACAAAACGATAGCCTGCGCAAAGTATTTTATGAGCTTTCATCTGTAAGTATCCCGTTTAAAGGTGCAAGAATGCGGGGGTTGGCAAAAGACCACGCATCTGAAGAACAAGCTCCACATATCCATTACCAGGCCTTGGAAGAGTATATACAACAAGCTAAGGCGCTGGATATTTTGGCCGATACATTAATAAATTTCCCTAATCAGGTTTTGCAAGAAGCTCCTGTGTTTCAATCAGTTTATTGGGATAGTGTCAGGATACTACTCGAAGAACATGAGGAATTATTTGAGAATTCAACCTATCAGTCCAAAGTAAGTACGCTGAAAGAGGAACTAGGTCCCTCCCAGCAGCATGAGAAGCTAGCCACTTGCAGCGAAAGAGGAATATCATTAGAGGTGAAGCCCAGTATGGAGGCGTTTTTAGATTCGGTTGAATTTCCTGAACAAACAGAGGAGCAGTCTCTTTTTGGAAGTGTAGCCTATTTTTTTGTGGTCAATGAGGAGGGGGAGATAGAAGAGTATGAGCTGGCATCGATGTCGGCTTTACCAGATGTTGAAGCGGCTCTTGAAGAAGCATTTGAAAAACATCTCAGCTTTCAGCCGCCTGAGCTCAATGGGGAGATAGCCCAGATTCGCTGCCGCGTTGAATTTCCCCTGGAACGATAA
- the pyk gene encoding pyruvate kinase, translated as MSKEKLMNIGERRTKIVCTLGPSSNTEEKIDALIRAGMNVARINFSHGTHEDNGQVIRNVRKVADKYNLAVPILADLQGPKIRVGNMKDDGQMIKEDDYVTLTPEDVEGTSELVPVDYPHLVEDASEGNRILIDDGLLELRVVKKDEDSIVAQVVVGGLLKSRKGVNLPDVDISMSSLTEKDIKDLEFAASQDVDYFAMSFVRSANDIQDVISRVRAEGSNAGIIAKIEKPEAVEVIDDIIEEANGIMVARGDLGIEIPSEKVPMVQKNIIDRCRRVGKPVITATQMLDSMIENPRPTRAESSDVANAVLDGTDAVMLSGETAAGKYPTESVKTMDKICRSVEEDALQIYQSLKYRKPEWKEKQVVESLAYSCVTLGNNVEAKAISTITRSGSTARRIAKFRPQVPIVAFTESDEVRRKLGLVWGVRSVKIDERSKTTDQSVRVMEDYLIGQGLVNEGDRAIIASGMPVAKRGGTNMIKVSTI; from the coding sequence TTGAGTAAAGAAAAATTGATGAATATAGGCGAACGGCGAACGAAGATTGTTTGCACACTGGGTCCCAGCAGTAATACCGAAGAAAAAATTGATGCTTTAATACGTGCCGGTATGAATGTGGCCCGCATAAATTTTTCCCACGGCACGCACGAAGACAACGGACAGGTCATCCGAAATGTGAGAAAAGTAGCTGACAAGTATAATCTTGCTGTACCTATTCTGGCCGACCTGCAGGGACCTAAAATCAGGGTTGGAAATATGAAGGATGACGGTCAGATGATAAAAGAAGACGATTATGTAACGCTTACGCCCGAGGATGTAGAAGGGACCTCAGAGCTTGTCCCGGTTGATTATCCTCACTTGGTTGAGGATGCCTCTGAAGGAAACCGTATCCTTATTGATGATGGACTGCTGGAGCTAAGAGTAGTTAAGAAAGATGAGGATAGTATTGTAGCACAGGTGGTGGTGGGCGGTCTGTTGAAATCCCGGAAGGGAGTGAATCTTCCGGATGTAGATATCTCCATGTCGTCTCTTACCGAAAAAGACATTAAGGATTTGGAATTCGCTGCATCGCAGGATGTGGATTATTTTGCTATGTCGTTTGTGCGTTCTGCCAACGATATACAGGATGTGATATCACGGGTCCGGGCGGAAGGATCCAATGCAGGCATTATTGCTAAAATTGAAAAGCCCGAGGCGGTGGAAGTGATCGATGATATTATCGAAGAGGCGAACGGTATTATGGTGGCGCGCGGCGATTTAGGAATCGAGATTCCCAGTGAGAAAGTGCCAATGGTTCAGAAAAATATTATTGATCGCTGCCGAAGAGTGGGCAAGCCGGTAATTACGGCTACGCAAATGCTCGATTCCATGATCGAAAATCCCCGTCCCACCCGGGCAGAAAGTTCGGATGTCGCGAATGCTGTACTGGATGGTACGGATGCGGTCATGCTTTCCGGGGAAACCGCTGCTGGTAAGTATCCGACGGAATCGGTGAAGACGATGGATAAAATCTGTCGTTCTGTCGAAGAAGATGCGCTGCAAATCTATCAGAGTCTGAAGTATCGCAAGCCGGAGTGGAAAGAGAAGCAGGTTGTGGAATCGCTGGCGTATTCCTGCGTTACGCTGGGTAATAATGTGGAAGCCAAGGCCATTAGTACGATTACCCGATCTGGCAGTACCGCACGACGTATTGCCAAGTTTCGTCCGCAGGTACCCATTGTCGCCTTTACAGAAAGTGATGAGGTGCGCCGAAAGTTGGGGCTCGTATGGGGCGTTCGTTCCGTAAAAATTGATGAGCGTAGTAAAACGACCGATCAGAGTGTAAGGGTTATGGAAGATTACCTGATTGGTCAGGGGCTTGTAAATGAGGGAGACCGCGCTATTATTGCCTCGGGCATGCCCGTTGCCAAGCGGGGTGGTACCAATATGATTAAGGTGAGTACGATTTAA
- a CDS encoding GWxTD domain-containing protein, protein MLFAIVSITMLSCGTSRNLDIERGTGYNFQAGHPEYRTTVFGYMDEEEGTLLEIGAKIVKGSLIYKDEDDTLQARISVEYQVQDLDNNNNVIISEQSTEIIKSTDQDISSTRETLDLNYTHPIDPGRYEVVVNVTDLNTNKNITQSIETAIPETQKGEYSLSNVLLDGKIVGEGGWEPISTYDVKSKVDSLRFVFQVISPQTDKRMEINTRLLRYASDTSYTRPMHYSNYSPSSIEYKGLDYDEETELQSNRRVLTDYASTFIEFKFANQERGNYRFEVRAQRDGDEEELFKARDFGVKSKNYPAVRSARELARPLVYLMGEDDHEELMKISNNDSLKKEVDRFWLKNVGNANEARHVIEMYYERVEEANKQFSNFKEGWKTDLGMIYVLFGRPWYTRSHLKELVWFYSYNHSDPEYSYYFNQPKLKNKFFPFYHYLLRRNNYYYTVQYMQRQLWLTGQILTRQI, encoded by the coding sequence ATGCTTTTCGCCATAGTATCCATTACTATGCTTTCCTGTGGTACTTCCCGGAATTTGGATATAGAACGGGGTACAGGCTATAACTTTCAAGCAGGTCATCCAGAATATCGTACAACCGTTTTTGGCTATATGGATGAAGAAGAGGGAACCCTTCTTGAAATAGGGGCAAAAATTGTTAAGGGTAGCCTGATTTATAAAGATGAGGATGATACCCTGCAGGCACGAATCTCCGTTGAATACCAGGTGCAGGACCTTGATAACAATAACAATGTGATTATTTCTGAACAGTCAACGGAGATTATCAAAAGCACCGATCAGGATATAAGCTCTACTAGGGAAACGCTAGACCTTAATTATACTCATCCTATTGATCCTGGGCGCTACGAGGTGGTTGTTAATGTTACCGACTTGAATACGAATAAAAATATCACCCAATCTATTGAAACCGCCATACCGGAAACCCAGAAAGGGGAATATAGCTTGTCGAATGTGCTGTTGGATGGTAAAATAGTTGGTGAAGGAGGATGGGAACCCATAAGCACTTATGATGTGAAAAGTAAAGTTGATTCTCTGCGGTTTGTCTTCCAGGTGATAAGTCCGCAAACTGATAAGAGAATGGAAATTAATACCCGTTTATTAAGGTATGCTTCCGATACTTCCTATACTCGGCCCATGCATTATTCAAATTACAGTCCCTCTTCTATAGAATACAAAGGATTGGATTATGATGAAGAAACCGAATTACAGTCCAATCGACGGGTTCTGACAGATTATGCGAGTACCTTTATAGAGTTTAAATTTGCCAATCAGGAACGGGGGAATTACCGTTTTGAGGTGCGGGCTCAGCGCGATGGGGATGAGGAAGAACTTTTTAAAGCCCGTGACTTTGGGGTTAAAAGTAAAAATTATCCAGCAGTACGGTCGGCCCGTGAGCTGGCTCGTCCGTTGGTATACCTGATGGGAGAAGATGATCACGAGGAGCTCATGAAAATCAGTAACAACGATTCCCTTAAAAAAGAAGTGGATCGCTTTTGGCTGAAAAATGTAGGGAATGCTAATGAAGCCCGTCATGTCATCGAGATGTATTATGAGCGTGTAGAAGAGGCCAATAAACAGTTTTCTAACTTCAAAGAAGGCTGGAAAACCGATTTGGGAATGATCTATGTCCTATTTGGCCGTCCCTGGTATACCCGAAGCCATTTGAAAGAGCTTGTATGGTTCTATTCCTATAATCACAGTGATCCGGAATATTCCTACTATTTTAACCAACCGAAGCTGAAAAATAAATTTTTCCCCTTCTACCATTATTTGCTCCGGCGAAACAACTATTATTATACCGTTCAGTACATGCAGCGCCAGCTTTGGCTTACCGGGCAGATACTAACCCGGCAGATATAA